DNA sequence from the Terriglobia bacterium genome:
TTCGGTGTCAAAACTCATCGGATCGCCTCCCGGCTATGTCGGTCATGATGAGGGAGGCCAGTTGACCGAGAAAGTGAAGCGAAATCCGTACTCGGTTCTGTTGCTGGACGAGATCGAAAAAGCGCACCCCGACGTTTACAATATCCTGCTCCAGGTATTCGAGGACGGGCAACTCACCGATTCGCTCGGCAACACTATCGATTTCAAGAACTGTCTCATCATCATGACCTCCAATCTTGGGGCCCGGTTCTTGGAGAAACGCGGCCACCTGGGATTCCGCACCACCTCCGAATCCGACGCCAAAAAGACAGAGGACATGATCCACAGTGAGGTCAAGAGAATTTTCAATCCCGAGTTCCTCAATCGGCTGGATGACATTATTCTCTTCGAAGCACTCAATGCGGATGACCTGGAAAAGATCGTCGATCTGCTGATCGGCCAGGGAAATGAGGTTCTCAAGCAGAAAAAAATAACAATCCTGCTTCGTCCCGAAGCCCGCAAATGGATCGTGGAAAAGACATGCGCTGATCGTTCCTACGGTGCCCGTCCATTGCGCCGCGCCATCCAGAAGTACATCGAGGACCCGCTTTCCGAAGCTCTCATCAGAAGTCAGTTCAAACCGGAGACTCTTCTTGAAATCTACCTGGACGGGGACAGCCTTTACTATTTGCCCGCCGGAGAAGCCGTCGAGAGCGGAGTGAAATTGAGCCTCTAGTTCCGGCGCAGGTCTCGGGTCATTTTTTGGCCGCGGCGATGGCAGAGAGCTCCCTGCAATTGTCTGCGATTTCCGCATTGAGGCTTTGGGAAGGCGATGCACTGCCAAAAAATGGAACGTAGCGAAAGGTAGCGGAGTATAGATACCCAGGCGAATCTCGTGCTGGATTTAAGCCCCTGGTTCATCTAAGATATGCGTTTTGTATAACATGCTGCAAAAGCAGCGGATGGGTTATGCGGTTCAGGGCCGTGTGAAGCTGGAGGACGGATGTCAAAGTTGGTCAAATCGGGAATCTGGTATCTGGCTGGGTTATTGCTGACAGGTTTCCCGGCCGTCGCCCAGCAACCCCAAAAGCAGAAGGAAGTAATCATAGAGAGGATCGACATCCGCGGCAACCGCAGGATGACGGAAGACAATATCCGGTCCTACATTCAGTCCCGTCCCGGGGATGTTTATGATGAGGAACGCCTGCAGTTTGACCTCAGGTCGATCTACAAAGAGCTGAAGTGGTTCGAGAACATAGAGGTCACGTCGACGGACGGCGACGCAGGGAAGATTGTCACATTCCTCTTCAAGGAAAAACCGCTGATCCGCGAAATCAAGTATGTCGGCAACAAGTCGTTCACCGAATCCAATATCCTTGATCAATTCAAGGAGCGCAAAGTCGGCATTGTGCAGGACTCCATTTACGAGCCGGCCAAGATCCGTGCGGCCGAACGAGCCCTGAGGGACCTCCTGCTGCAAAACGGGAGACCGTTGGGAACCGTGCATTCCGAGATCGAGCAGGTACCGCCGAGCAGCGTACGGCTGAAGTTTGTGATCGACGAGGGGCCCAAGGTGCGCATTGGAGATATCCGGTTCGTCGGTGCGAAGGTCTTCTCCGAGGAAGAGCTGAAAACGGCGCTGAAGCTCACCAAGGAACGCGGCCCGACCTCCATCTTCAAGGGAACGGACAAGTATTTCAAGGACAAGCTGGATTACGACCTCCAGACCAACCTGACTGCCTTCTACCAGGAGAGGGGCTACCTCCAGGTTCAGATTGGCGAACCTCTCACCCGCATTTTTGAAGGGCCTCGGGGAAAAATCCCGATGCTGAGGAAGACCAAGGAGCAGTTCCTGGTAGAGATCCCGATCGAAGCCGGTGACCAATATCACCTGGGCGATTTGAAGATGAACAATTGCGGCATCTTCAAATGCGACTTCCTCGCCAGCCTTTTTCAGATGAAGAAGGGGGATGTTCTCAACTACAAGAGGGTCAAGACCACCATCGATAACATCAAAAAGCTCTTCGGCAACTACGGTTTTATCGATGCGGACCTCATCCCGGATCAGACTCCCCACCCCGATACCAAGTCGGTAGACCTCACGTTTAATCTGGAGCCCGGCAAGCAGTTCACCGTGCACCGCATCGAGTTCGAGGGGAACACCAAGACTCGAGATAAAGTGATGCGGCGCGAGTTCGTGATCGAGGAAGGGAAGATCTTCAGCAGCCAGTTGCTCGAGACCTCGGTGCAGCGCCTGAACATGCTGGGCTATTTCGAAAAGATCGAGGACAAGGACTACAACACCGTTCCGGATCCCAAAACGGCGATGGTGGACGTCACCGTCAAGGTAAAAGAGAAGAGCCAGCAGTCCATCGGTTTGACAGGAGGCGTCAGCGGCTATTCGGGGAGCTTTATCGGCATGAACTATCAGACTAACAATCTGATGGGACGCGGCGAAAGCCTGGAGTTCAGCTTCACGGCCGGGACCCGCACAACCGACTTCATCGTGTCGTTCACCGAGCCCTACTTGATGGACACGCGCTGGAACATGGGCATCTCGCTTTTCAATTCGCGCAACCGCTTCGATACCTACAGCGTTTTCGGCTATACCAACATCGTTTCAGGGCAGCCGACCCAGTTGTTCACGCAGCGCACCAGCGGCGCGACCCTAAATCTCAGCCGTCCCCTTGGGCGCACATGGTGGCGCCTGGGAACGAGCTACACATACCAGAAGATTGGAGTCGCCGACATCGCATCCGGCTTCGAGCCGTTTGCGCTCGGGCAGTTCACCGGCTTTGCTCCTGGCGGGGATGCGAACGCCGCGCTGAAGGGAA
Encoded proteins:
- the bamA gene encoding outer membrane protein assembly factor BamA; protein product: MSKLVKSGIWYLAGLLLTGFPAVAQQPQKQKEVIIERIDIRGNRRMTEDNIRSYIQSRPGDVYDEERLQFDLRSIYKELKWFENIEVTSTDGDAGKIVTFLFKEKPLIREIKYVGNKSFTESNILDQFKERKVGIVQDSIYEPAKIRAAERALRDLLLQNGRPLGTVHSEIEQVPPSSVRLKFVIDEGPKVRIGDIRFVGAKVFSEEELKTALKLTKERGPTSIFKGTDKYFKDKLDYDLQTNLTAFYQERGYLQVQIGEPLTRIFEGPRGKIPMLRKTKEQFLVEIPIEAGDQYHLGDLKMNNCGIFKCDFLASLFQMKKGDVLNYKRVKTTIDNIKKLFGNYGFIDADLIPDQTPHPDTKSVDLTFNLEPGKQFTVHRIEFEGNTKTRDKVMRREFVIEEGKIFSSQLLETSVQRLNMLGYFEKIEDKDYNTVPDPKTAMVDVTVKVKEKSQQSIGLTGGVSGYSGSFIGMNYQTNNLMGRGESLEFSFTAGTRTTDFIVSFTEPYLMDTRWNMGISLFNSRNRFDTYSVFGYTNIVSGQPTQLFTQRTSGATLNLSRPLGRTWWRLGTSYTYQKIGVADIASGFEPFALGQFTGFAPGGDANAALKGIIRSEITPSLSYNSTNAFFNPTRGHSLTLSVGVAGSVLGGDFNLIRPSVEYRQFFPDKWISGRRNTFGFRFVGQYVKTFSNSTVPFFDRFFIGGETTIRGFDIRSVSPLVITSTRRLDPQGNPLIDLTTGLARIDRSINPIGGDAMGLFSGEYRVPIAGPLAMSLFYDMGLTTVTDRSVLGVFGATTSNALIASSNRVIRSSTGLEISFMLPMVNAPFRLIFAFNPQVYDNTVLIGTIPFSIKEPRHDIKFTIGRSF